The genomic window CGTTCTCCTCCTTCAGCTCTTCAAAGGCCTTTGTGACCGCCTCGTACTCATCCCTGAGCTTTCTGTACTCCTCACCAAGGCCGTCGTAGCGGCCCTTGAGGTCGAGAAGCTGGTTCCTGAGCGCCATATACTCCGGGAGTATCTGGAGGCTCTTGAGGCCCGCTCTGACGAGGGTGTTCTTGAGCTCCTTTCTGACGAGCTCAACGTCAACGTGCTCCAGATCGTGGCCGAGGGGGAGCTTCATCCTTTCAACATGCCCTACCATCTCCCCCAGCTCGCTGAAGAGCCTCTCGGCCAAGTCCCGTCCGACCCGGTCGGCGTCGGTCGCTATGATGAGGAGGTCCGCCCCGGCAGCTGCGCTCTTCGCTATCTCAACATTCGTCGTTGGGATTATCGAGGATATCGTTATGTTGTACTCGCTTCCCAAAGCGAGACCCTGAAGGGCTTTGCTTACGACCTCCACGTCGCTCGCACCTTCAACTAGGATTCTAACATCGACTATGGCCATTTTTATCACCTCAACCTCTCTGTAGTTTTTGTAATCACATGCTTAAAAATCCTCCCCAAGTTCAATCTCTAAGTTCGGCCTCTCAAGAACGACCCTTCCATCCCGCAGGAGGGAGATGCTGAGCGCATGGATTTCAACGCCCGCCCCCTCTGCCTCTTTAAGGAGCCTCGCTATCTTCGGGTCGCCCCTCTCGAAGGGCCTGAACTTCCTAACGCCGGGCATCGCACCTATGAAGAAAATCATGGCCCTCTTTCCGGCTTTTGAAAGCTCTATAAGCTCCCTGATGTGTTTCTGTCCCCTGACGCTCGGACAGTCCGGATACATCGCGTACTCCCCTTTTTCACCCCCGCGCAGGACAGCGCTCTTCATCTCGGCGTAGACCTCGCCATGGGGGCATTCGAAGAGGTAATCGAGGCGCGATTTACCAAGAGGTATTTCCTTCCGTTTTATCCGACAGTTCCTCAGCCACGGAACCAGACCGAGCTCCAAAGCCCGCTCGAAGGCTTTGGCCTGGGTTCTGGTGTCTATTATAGCACCTTTTCCCTCCAAGTCCTCGAAGGCAACCAGAACGAAGTCCGTCTTTCCACCGGACTTGGGCCTGCAGAAGGCCTTCCTGCCAGGAACCATGAACTCCTCCAAGCGACCGGTGTTGGTCACCAGGGCTCTCCTCTCCTGGCCCTCAACCTCGACCAGTGCCACGAAGCGGTTGAGCCTTTTGAGGAAGGTGCAGGGGACGACTTTGAGTTTGAGCAGAGTCGTCATTTTCACTCCCAGAGATTCTCCATGGGAGGACTTTTAACGATAGCGCCGTATCGGACACGGTGGGAACATGCTCCCAGAGGAGTTCATCAGATACGCTTTTGAGGAAAGGGTGGAGGGGATAAAGCGCCTCCTGAACGGAAAGTTTGGCCCGGAAGTCCTGATAAGCTTCACACGGCACAACGCGGCGATAATCACCTGCGGGCCGGCAGGGACGAACGGTTCCATTAAAGGCGTGGGCTTCATACACAGGGAGGAACTTCTCGCTGAGACAATCGAAAAGATGAAGGAGGAACTCAGAAGGCCTTACAACCCACTAAACGCAGGCAGGTTTCTCCTGGAGGAAATCTACGTGAAAGAAAGAATAGACTTCACAAAACTGGTGTCCCTCGAGCTCGCCAGAAAGCACACCTGGAAAAACCTAACCGAGGGAAGGAAAGAGGCAACGGTGCTCTTCTTTACCCCACCGAGCACATCCTACGAGGTCAGATGCGACGTGGAGATACACGAAGATGGCCCCGTGTGGGAGTACGCCAACGCCCTCCATGACATCTTCCACCGGCCAAAAAAGCCAAGGGACTGGAGCAGGACCCCGGCGTACCTCTTCAAGATCCGGGAGATATACGATAACGGCGAGGACAAAATGGGGGTTAGGATTTACCCCTGAGGCAACAGTGTGAATCCCACCTAAAACCTTAAATATCTCAGACATAAGCATTTAGATGGAAATCTAAACGGAAGGTGATGAAGATGGTTGACTACGAGCTTCTCAAGAGGATTATAGAGGCGCCGGGCGTTTCCGGCTACGAGTTCCTCGGAGTCAGGGACGTTGTTATCGAGGCCTTCAAGCCCTACGTCGACGAGATTAAGGTTGACAAGCTCGGCAACGTTATCGCCCACAAGGAAGGCAAGGGCCCAAAGGTCATGTTGGCTGGCCACATGGACCAGATCGGCCTTATGGTGACCCACATCGAGAAGAACGGCTTTTTGAGGGTTGCACCGGTTGGCGGTGTTGACCCAAGGACGCTTATAGCCCAGAGGTTTAAAGTCTGGGTCGGCCCGAACGAGTTCGTCTACGGCGTCGGTGGCTCAGTTCCGCCGCACATCCAGAAGCCCGAGCAGAGGAACAAGGCCCCGACCTGGGATGGGGTCTTCATAGACATCGGTGCCGAGAGCAAAGAAGAGGCCGAGGAGATGGGGGTTAAGATAGGCACGGTCATAACATGGGACGGAAGGCTTGAGAGGCTCGGCAAGCACCGCTTAGTCAGCATTGCCCACGACGACAGGATAGCGGTTTACACTCTTGTGGAAGCCGCGAGACAGCTGAGCGAGACCGACGCAGATGTCTACTTCGTCGCCACAGTCCAGGAGGAGGTCGGCCTCCGCGGTGCGAAGGTTTCGTCCTTTGGCATAGACCCCGACTACGGCTTTGCTTTGGATGTCACAATAGCAGCAGACGTGCCGGGAACGCCGGAGCACAAGCAGATAAGCCAGCTCGGAAAGGGCGTCGCGATTAAGATAATGGACCGCTCCGTCATCTGCCACCCAACAATCGTCCGCTGGATGGAAGAGATAGCCAAGAAGCACGAGATTCCCTACCAGTGGGACATCCTCACCGGCGGTGGAACCGACGCGGGAGCGATACACCTCAACAAGGCAGGCGTCCCGAGCGGCGGAATAAGCATTCCAGCGAGGTACATCCACTCCAACACTGAAGTCGTTGACGAGCGCGACGTCGATGCAGCCGTTAAGCTGACCGTCAAGGTTCTTGAGGAGATTCCGGGGCTGAAGCTCTAACCTCTTCCCGTTCTTCTTTCTGCACCTCTTCGCCCGTAGTCTCACCGCCGTTCTCGGTTTTGTTTGAGTCCGAGTCGATGTGATCCTCCTTGAGAGCCACGGGCAGAACCGATTTTAGGGGTACCTCCTTCCTTCCCTCAAGCTCGCGCTCGAATTTTGCCCACTCGTACCAGAAGAACAGCGCTGCAACAACGATTCCAGCCACCAGGAAAGGCAGTTTAGAGGGGAGCGGCAATCCCCGGTGCCAGCTGTGGAGCAGGTAATTCTGATAGAAGAACAGGTACGCGAGCCACGCTATTATAACAGCCTCGATGGAGTACTCAACCAGTCTCTGCTCCTTCTCGTCCACACCGCTCACCTGGGGAAAAGTTAAAAGCGAGCCGTTAAAACTCTTTCCCATGAGCGAAAGCGGAACACCGGAGTACTTTCCCTACGAAGAACTCAGGCCCCATCAGCGAGAGTTCATAGAGCTCGTCTCAGAGGCCGTTAAAAACGGAGAAAACGCTATAATCGAAGCCCCTACCGGCTTTGGAAAGACCGTGAGCGTTTTAGCCGGAATCCTGCCTTACGCCAAGGAGATGGGTTACAAGGTTCTCTATCTGGCCAGAACCCACAGGCAGATGGACAGAGTCATTGAGGAGCTGAAGGCAATAAACAAGAAGGACCCCGTCTCTGGAGTCGAGCTGAGGAGCAGGAAGGACCTCTGCCTTCACACATACCTCACCCAGTTCACGAGCGACGCCTACACCGCCATGGTCGTCTGCAAGAACCTCAAGAAGCTCGGCAAATGTGAGTTCTACGAGAACGAAAAGAAGAAAAAGACGGAGTTCGACGAGCTAGTGAAGTTCTTCCTGAGCGAGCCGAGTCATCCGGCCGAGATTCTGAGCTACGCGGAAACCTTAGAGCTGTGCCCCTACGATCTGACCAAGAGGATAGCGGAGAGGGCAGACGTCATAGTGGCCAGCTACCTCTACCTCCTCAGCCCAACCATTCGGGAGAACTTCATAAGCTCCCTCGACGTTGACTACTCAGACCTGATAGTGGTTTTTGATGAGGCCCACAACCTGCCTGACCAAGCCATCTCAGCCTTGAGCGACCGGATAAGCATACATACGGTAAACAGGGCGATAAAAGAGGCCGACGAGTACAACGAGCACGAGATAGCCAACTTCCTCAGCATTTTCGGCCGCGGATTGGAGATGCTCTACGACGAGAAGCTCAAGGACAGGGACGTGCATGAAACCCCCATCCAGCCGGAGCTGGTCTTCGCGCACGTCGTTGATATCCTGAGCCTCGACACCCGTGGCCTCGTCAGGATTCTCAACGACATGGTCGCCGTTGGCGACGCCATAAGGGAGGACAGGATAGAGAAGGGCAAGCCGCCGCGCTCTTACATCGGCAGGATAGGCGAGTTCCTCCTCTTCTGGATCTCGCTCATTGGACGGGAGGACTACCTATTCCTCATGAGTAGGGACAAAGGGCTGAGCCTTGAGCTGGTTGCTTTAGATCCATCGAAAGCTCTGGGCTTCATCAGAAACGTCCAGAGTGCGGTTTTCATGTCCGGAACCCTCACCCCGATGGAGGCGTTCCGCGACGTCATGGGAATCGAAAACGCCCGAATGAAGAAGTTCCCGAGGATGGTAAAGAGAGAGAACGCACAGGTTTTAGTGGCTAAAGACGTATCGACGAGGGGTGATGAGCGCTCGCTCCAGGTTTACAGGCGCATGGTGGACTACATCGTCGAGGCGGCCAGACTCATACCGAAGAACGTCGGAGTCTTCACTGCTTCCTACGAGGTTCTCCAGGGCCTTCTCTCGGCGAACCTTCAAGTCAGGCTTGAGGAAACGGGAAAGGCGATATTCATTGAGAAGCAGGGCGCCAGCTCAGCAGAGAACGATGCGATGATAGCGAGCTTCAAGGCCCACGCCAGGGGGAAGGGAGCGGTGCTCCTCGGAGTCATGGGTGGAAGAAACAGCGAGGGGCAGGACTACAGCGGCGATGAGATGAACGGTGTGATCCTCGTTGGAATACCCTATGCGAGGCCGACGCCGAGGGTTCAGGCCCAGATAAGGTACTTCGAGGGGAAATTCCCCGGAAAGGGCCGATACTACGGCTATTACCTGCCGGCCCACAGGAAGCTGGTTCAAGCTGCCGGAAGGGTTCACCGCTCAGCCGAGGAAAAGGGGTCAATCATAGTCCTCGACTACCGCCTCCTCTGGAGCTCGATAAAGAAGGACCTGCCGGACTGGATGAAGGAATCTTTAAGGCCGGTTGATTTACCAAGGATGAGGCTGTATTTGAGGAGGTTCTGGGGTTAGACATGCCGATAAACTACACACTGGAGGAGATAATGAAGGAGATAACGTTAATTCTGG from Thermococcus sp. MAR1 includes these protein-coding regions:
- a CDS encoding toprim domain-containing protein; amino-acid sequence: MAIVDVRILVEGASDVEVVSKALQGLALGSEYNITISSIIPTTNVEIAKSAAAGADLLIIATDADRVGRDLAERLFSELGEMVGHVERMKLPLGHDLEHVDVELVRKELKNTLVRAGLKSLQILPEYMALRNQLLDLKGRYDGLGEEYRKLRDEYEAVTKAFEELKEENARLKEENEGLKALLESAKNIYRVDEAWRSLFPAEPVPDEAYIGKAVEKLGLAGKVIVGQGYIFAEDKALVDELLRTVYLSLSIKEESPKPPRPPVEEPPKPQESERSEPEVVENAEVKPDDIEGLLKGL
- the sfsA gene encoding DNA/RNA nuclease SfsA gives rise to the protein MTTLLKLKVVPCTFLKRLNRFVALVEVEGQERRALVTNTGRLEEFMVPGRKAFCRPKSGGKTDFVLVAFEDLEGKGAIIDTRTQAKAFERALELGLVPWLRNCRIKRKEIPLGKSRLDYLFECPHGEVYAEMKSAVLRGGEKGEYAMYPDCPSVRGQKHIRELIELSKAGKRAMIFFIGAMPGVRKFRPFERGDPKIARLLKEAEGAGVEIHALSISLLRDGRVVLERPNLEIELGEDF
- a CDS encoding M42 family metallopeptidase, which encodes MVDYELLKRIIEAPGVSGYEFLGVRDVVIEAFKPYVDEIKVDKLGNVIAHKEGKGPKVMLAGHMDQIGLMVTHIEKNGFLRVAPVGGVDPRTLIAQRFKVWVGPNEFVYGVGGSVPPHIQKPEQRNKAPTWDGVFIDIGAESKEEAEEMGVKIGTVITWDGRLERLGKHRLVSIAHDDRIAVYTLVEAARQLSETDADVYFVATVQEEVGLRGAKVSSFGIDPDYGFALDVTIAADVPGTPEHKQISQLGKGVAIKIMDRSVICHPTIVRWMEEIAKKHEIPYQWDILTGGGTDAGAIHLNKAGVPSGGISIPARYIHSNTEVVDERDVDAAVKLTVKVLEEIPGLKL
- a CDS encoding helicase C-terminal domain-containing protein encodes the protein MSESGTPEYFPYEELRPHQREFIELVSEAVKNGENAIIEAPTGFGKTVSVLAGILPYAKEMGYKVLYLARTHRQMDRVIEELKAINKKDPVSGVELRSRKDLCLHTYLTQFTSDAYTAMVVCKNLKKLGKCEFYENEKKKKTEFDELVKFFLSEPSHPAEILSYAETLELCPYDLTKRIAERADVIVASYLYLLSPTIRENFISSLDVDYSDLIVVFDEAHNLPDQAISALSDRISIHTVNRAIKEADEYNEHEIANFLSIFGRGLEMLYDEKLKDRDVHETPIQPELVFAHVVDILSLDTRGLVRILNDMVAVGDAIREDRIEKGKPPRSYIGRIGEFLLFWISLIGREDYLFLMSRDKGLSLELVALDPSKALGFIRNVQSAVFMSGTLTPMEAFRDVMGIENARMKKFPRMVKRENAQVLVAKDVSTRGDERSLQVYRRMVDYIVEAARLIPKNVGVFTASYEVLQGLLSANLQVRLEETGKAIFIEKQGASSAENDAMIASFKAHARGKGAVLLGVMGGRNSEGQDYSGDEMNGVILVGIPYARPTPRVQAQIRYFEGKFPGKGRYYGYYLPAHRKLVQAAGRVHRSAEEKGSIIVLDYRLLWSSIKKDLPDWMKESLRPVDLPRMRLYLRRFWG